One window of the Nocardia huaxiensis genome contains the following:
- a CDS encoding DUF1266 domain-containing protein, giving the protein MVDAAIPGNLPGITGFPLPEANSEPDEWSGATISEDRIRALAIGAYYGRSWGAYNDTVAFLPELPGRTDTRREATIEGLHEAWGVDNADDARDTIRRLLAGMHAPLFTVIHPLATAAAAETYRPDRTSIASEHRDFLHTLSKFRGYEGASGLDRDYDAWLQAIKLGITDGLPQPLNTDATAWDLARVGFIARSACTAGYLTEDEAWEHLLAALDQAQQHYRNWRQFSTGFFTGAIFWAATRDLAAAKDQIEERRNMLHGLLVRPSSPWRRVALHPDTPVF; this is encoded by the coding sequence GTGGTCGACGCCGCCATACCGGGAAATCTGCCGGGCATCACCGGGTTTCCCCTGCCCGAAGCGAATTCGGAACCGGACGAATGGTCGGGTGCGACGATCTCCGAGGACCGCATTCGCGCGCTCGCCATCGGCGCCTACTACGGCCGCAGCTGGGGCGCCTACAACGACACCGTCGCCTTCCTGCCGGAACTGCCCGGCCGCACCGACACCCGGCGCGAGGCCACCATCGAGGGCCTGCACGAGGCGTGGGGCGTCGACAATGCCGACGACGCCCGCGACACCATCCGCCGCCTGCTCGCCGGCATGCACGCGCCGTTGTTCACGGTGATCCACCCGCTGGCCACGGCGGCGGCCGCGGAAACCTATCGCCCCGACCGCACCAGCATCGCCTCCGAGCACCGCGACTTCCTGCACACGCTCTCGAAATTCCGTGGGTACGAAGGCGCTTCCGGCCTCGACCGCGATTACGACGCGTGGTTGCAGGCCATCAAACTGGGCATCACCGACGGGCTGCCGCAACCCCTCAATACCGATGCCACGGCCTGGGATCTGGCCCGCGTCGGTTTCATCGCCCGCTCCGCCTGCACCGCCGGCTATCTGACCGAGGACGAGGCGTGGGAGCATCTGCTCGCCGCCCTCGACCAGGCGCAACAGCACTATCGCAATTGGCGTCAGTTCTCGACGGGGTTCTTCACCGGGGCGATCTTCTGGGCCGCGACCCGGGATCTCGCGGCCGCCAAGGACCAGATCGAGGAGCGCCGGAACATGTTGCACGGCTTGCTCGTCCGCCCGTCGAGCCCGTGGCGGCGGGTGGCGCTGCACCCGGATACGCCGGTCTTCTAG
- a CDS encoding alpha/beta hydrolase has product MTVVSVALWRFLSRIYGRWWFGPAPEWERVRARVVAGTRYARAPREVRVDNGRVGSVPAEILTPRAAPADAAVLYLHGSGFVIGAPQMVRPLSGGIAAAMRTTVYALDYRLAPEHPYPAAVEDTVEAYQALLDRGIPAERIAVVGDSAGGTLALDLAQRLRDRHLPAPAILGLLCPVLDFSTDSEAFHCDPSREPLLTPELMARFMDAYLPGVPEPERRALSPVNRDLTGLPPMVLHSAGDDLLAGDARRFAARAAKSGVPLRHREYRNLWHVFHAMPMRPAREAVHDFSRMLAEAVYGHHTGYRSGQ; this is encoded by the coding sequence ATGACCGTCGTGTCGGTTGCCCTGTGGCGCTTCCTATCCCGGATCTACGGCCGCTGGTGGTTCGGGCCCGCACCCGAGTGGGAGCGGGTGCGCGCCCGGGTGGTGGCGGGCACCCGGTATGCCCGCGCACCACGTGAGGTGCGGGTGGACAACGGCCGGGTCGGCAGCGTTCCGGCTGAAATCCTCACGCCGCGTGCGGCTCCCGCCGATGCGGCGGTGCTGTACCTGCACGGCAGCGGCTTCGTGATCGGTGCGCCGCAGATGGTGCGGCCGCTCAGCGGCGGGATCGCCGCTGCCATGCGGACCACGGTGTACGCGCTGGATTACCGGCTGGCGCCCGAGCATCCGTACCCGGCGGCCGTCGAGGACACCGTGGAGGCGTATCAGGCGCTGCTGGATCGCGGGATTCCGGCCGAACGCATTGCGGTGGTGGGTGATTCGGCCGGCGGCACGCTCGCCCTCGATCTGGCGCAGCGGTTGCGCGACCGGCATCTACCGGCTCCGGCGATCCTCGGCCTGCTCTGTCCGGTACTGGACTTCTCCACGGATTCCGAAGCGTTCCACTGTGATCCGAGCCGTGAACCGCTGCTCACACCGGAGCTCATGGCCCGGTTCATGGACGCCTATCTACCGGGTGTCCCGGAACCGGAGCGCCGCGCACTGTCTCCGGTCAACCGGGACCTGACCGGCCTGCCGCCCATGGTGCTGCATTCCGCCGGGGACGATCTCCTGGCTGGAGACGCCCGCCGATTCGCCGCCCGTGCCGCGAAATCCGGTGTGCCCCTGCGTCACCGCGAGTATCGCAACCTGTGGCACGTCTTCCACGCCATGCCCATGCGACCGGCTCGCGAGGCCGTGCACGATTTCTCCCGCATGCTCGCCGAAGCCGTCTACGGTCACCACACCGGCTACCGGTCAGGGCAGTAA
- a CDS encoding NUDIX domain-containing protein, with product MTMRGDGNGWFRDLEGIRHWGRHGAAGLLLRTPLDDSGRTAVLLQLRAQGRAATRRTWTIPGGARDSHETAVEAALREAWEEAAIDPRRITVRGERITTTALGGWTYTTVVADAPAPLRTRPDHETLALRWVPEADVPTLRLHPDFQAAWPHLRARPVYLTAGESPMPDARSHDPAGAETHRARVPGPPDSLTEIPFAPASSGTTEVDDRVAAALPRTVDLGPQGFIWLYRSGAPTTRTARITSDPIPFYQRPSDQILLRPHQVTDRDPT from the coding sequence ATGACCATGCGGGGTGACGGCAACGGCTGGTTCCGCGACCTCGAGGGCATCCGCCACTGGGGCCGCCACGGCGCCGCCGGCCTGCTCCTGCGCACCCCCCTCGACGATTCCGGCCGCACCGCGGTCCTCCTCCAGCTCCGCGCCCAGGGCCGCGCCGCCACCCGCCGCACCTGGACCATCCCCGGCGGCGCCCGGGACAGTCACGAGACCGCGGTCGAAGCGGCCCTGCGCGAAGCCTGGGAGGAAGCGGCGATCGACCCGCGCCGAATCACCGTGCGCGGCGAGCGAATCACCACGACGGCCTTGGGCGGCTGGACCTACACCACCGTCGTGGCCGACGCCCCGGCCCCGCTCCGCACTCGGCCGGACCACGAAACCCTCGCCCTGCGCTGGGTTCCCGAAGCAGACGTCCCCACCTTGCGACTCCACCCCGACTTCCAGGCGGCCTGGCCGCACCTGCGCGCCCGCCCCGTCTATCTCACCGCCGGTGAATCTCCCATGCCGGACGCGCGATCACACGACCCGGCCGGCGCCGAAACCCACCGCGCCCGCGTACCGGGTCCGCCGGACAGCCTCACCGAAATCCCTTTCGCTCCAGCATCTTCCGGAACGACCGAGGTGGACGACCGCGTGGCTGCCGCGCTGCCGCGCACGGTCGACCTGGGCCCGCAGGGCTTCATCTGGCTGTACCGCTCCGGCGCTCCGACCACGCGCACGGCCCGGATCACCAGTGACCCGATTCCCTTCTACCAGCGGCCATCCGATCAGATACTGCTCCGGCCGCATCAGGTCACCGACCGTGACCCGACCTGA
- a CDS encoding BTAD domain-containing putative transcriptional regulator yields the protein MAEVRAQLGVLGPVQLTIDGVEQPLGGPKQRAVLAYLTIHANRPVSVDALATAVWEENQPPDVRVSLHAIVSNLRKPLRDGGIDARNTLQHMGTGYRIVVDDSACDVFRFRARRENGLRALAAGRFAAASSALSDALAQWRGPVLSDLRGLGFADAYAVALDDERIGVIEARAEADIAQGRAEAVIAELALLVREHPLRESLWEQLITALYLAGRQSDALDATRRLRTTLADELGIDPGHRIRELEARILRQDPLTLRAAGQASATRATTIVDRSWHEPHAILRDRAGNVYPLVGTVTRIGRLSDNDIALPDGRVSRHHAIIADNELTYVLKDLNSSNGVFVDGTRVVDSAVLSDGAVVRIGDTELTFVLVRVGNGEKP from the coding sequence ATGGCCGAGGTGCGGGCTCAGCTGGGAGTGCTCGGCCCGGTGCAGCTCACCATCGACGGGGTGGAGCAGCCGCTGGGTGGTCCCAAGCAGCGGGCGGTGCTGGCCTACCTGACAATTCATGCCAACCGCCCGGTCTCTGTCGACGCCCTGGCCACCGCCGTCTGGGAGGAGAATCAGCCTCCGGACGTCCGGGTCAGCCTGCACGCCATCGTCTCCAACCTGCGCAAACCCTTGCGCGACGGCGGAATCGACGCCCGCAACACCCTCCAGCACATGGGCACCGGCTACCGCATCGTCGTGGACGACTCGGCCTGCGATGTCTTCCGCTTCCGCGCCCGCCGCGAGAACGGCCTGCGCGCCCTGGCCGCCGGTCGTTTCGCCGCCGCGAGTTCGGCCCTGTCCGACGCTCTCGCGCAATGGCGCGGGCCCGTCCTGTCGGACCTGCGCGGCCTGGGCTTCGCCGACGCCTACGCGGTGGCCCTCGACGACGAACGCATCGGCGTCATCGAGGCCCGCGCCGAAGCCGATATCGCGCAGGGTCGCGCCGAAGCCGTCATCGCCGAACTCGCCCTGCTGGTGCGGGAACACCCGCTGCGCGAATCGCTGTGGGAGCAGCTGATCACCGCGCTGTACCTGGCCGGCCGGCAATCCGACGCCCTCGATGCCACTCGCCGCCTGCGCACCACGCTCGCCGATGAGCTCGGCATCGATCCGGGGCACCGCATTCGCGAGCTCGAGGCCCGCATCCTGCGCCAGGACCCGCTCACCCTGCGCGCCGCCGGGCAGGCGTCGGCGACCCGCGCCACCACCATCGTCGACCGCAGCTGGCATGAGCCGCACGCGATTCTGCGTGATCGGGCGGGCAATGTGTATCCGCTGGTCGGCACCGTCACCCGGATAGGCCGCCTGTCCGACAACGACATCGCGCTGCCCGACGGCCGGGTCAGCCGGCACCACGCGATCATCGCCGACAACGAACTCACCTATGTGCTCAAGGATCTGAACTCCTCGAACGGCGTCTTCGTCGACGGCACCCGCGTGGTCGACAGCGCCGTGCTCTCCGATGGCGCGGTGGTGCGCATCGGCGACACCGAACTCACCTTCGTGCTCGTGCGCGTGGGCAATGGCGAAAAGCCCTGA
- a CDS encoding AraC family transcriptional regulator codes for MIEGTLPARTIALIRTTALRVGVTPAHLAAVAGLDPADLDDDLLRVPTESAWRIWELIDAAAGPGSGLAATAGAEFGGLSAWDYLFSSGATLADSLRTIVELRAIVTDPAVSWEVIEDGGLLIMRERTAIEPEPVLAPVEEFVLSLVLRRIREATRQLVVPIRVGFSHHATERYRWLVDEFGTSRIEFGVPHAQLTFLDVGTLPTGADPHLGRVMRQYVELTLASSRAIPDWHEKLRHAISAALRRGDLDLDGVARRLAVSPRTLQRRLHEMNSSWRKEVETVRYEQSLDLLRGTTLPIQSVAARLGYTDARALRRAFHRWTGQTPDAFRRELASAAGGLLTEGMIPNSSTRLGGDQVGSRSVT; via the coding sequence ATGATCGAAGGCACCCTCCCTGCGCGGACCATCGCCTTGATCCGGACCACCGCCCTGCGGGTCGGCGTCACACCCGCACACCTCGCGGCAGTCGCGGGATTGGATCCCGCCGACCTGGACGATGACCTGCTGCGCGTACCGACCGAATCGGCCTGGCGCATCTGGGAACTCATCGACGCGGCCGCCGGGCCCGGATCCGGCCTGGCCGCCACGGCCGGCGCCGAATTCGGCGGGCTCAGCGCCTGGGACTATCTGTTCAGCAGTGGCGCCACCCTCGCTGACAGTCTGCGCACCATCGTCGAATTGCGCGCCATCGTCACCGACCCGGCCGTGAGCTGGGAGGTGATCGAGGACGGCGGGCTGCTGATCATGCGCGAACGGACCGCCATCGAACCCGAGCCGGTGCTCGCACCCGTCGAGGAATTCGTGCTCTCACTCGTGCTGCGCCGCATTCGCGAAGCCACCCGGCAACTCGTGGTGCCCATCCGGGTCGGCTTCTCGCACCATGCCACCGAACGGTACCGCTGGCTGGTCGACGAATTCGGCACCAGCCGCATCGAATTCGGGGTGCCGCATGCGCAACTCACCTTCCTCGACGTCGGGACCCTGCCCACCGGCGCGGATCCGCATCTGGGCCGCGTCATGCGCCAGTACGTCGAACTGACGCTGGCCTCGTCCCGTGCCATCCCCGACTGGCACGAGAAGCTCCGCCACGCCATCTCCGCCGCCCTGCGCCGCGGCGACCTCGACCTCGACGGCGTGGCCCGCCGCCTCGCCGTGAGCCCCCGCACCCTGCAGCGCCGCCTGCACGAGATGAACTCCAGCTGGCGCAAGGAGGTCGAAACCGTCCGCTACGAACAGTCCCTGGATCTGTTGCGCGGCACCACACTTCCGATCCAGTCGGTGGCGGCCCGCCTCGGCTACACCGATGCTCGCGCCCTGCGCCGCGCCTTCCACCGCTGGACCGGACAGACCCCCGACGCCTTCCGCCGGGAACTCGCCTCGGCGGCAGGGGGTTTGCTCACCGAGGGGATGATCCCGAACAGCTCCACCCGGCTGGGCGGGGATCAGGTCGGGTCACGGTCGGTGACCTGA
- a CDS encoding TetR/AcrR family transcriptional regulator, which translates to MSSHVPATFTTVHPLSDSQRERRQRLLTAARDLAATGGYAAVTMHAVADSAQLARATVYRYFGSKDQLLTAVGAEWAREVTAAWESHDVPGRPAERVATLLTEIIDRTAAELPLCSAVVSAIISGDPTAEGERRGLYGLWMGRFDEILEEAVAAEDRAEIDYLLGQLLLAAFTSMCMLGQSPEQVRNMMVGAAHRLLP; encoded by the coding sequence ATGTCCTCGCATGTCCCGGCCACCTTCACGACCGTGCATCCGCTGTCGGACAGTCAGCGCGAGCGCAGGCAGCGGTTGCTCACCGCCGCGCGTGACCTGGCGGCTACCGGCGGGTATGCGGCGGTGACCATGCATGCGGTCGCCGACAGCGCGCAATTGGCCAGGGCCACCGTGTACCGGTACTTCGGCAGCAAGGATCAGTTGCTCACGGCGGTCGGGGCGGAGTGGGCGCGGGAGGTCACGGCGGCGTGGGAGTCGCACGATGTGCCGGGGCGGCCGGCCGAGCGGGTGGCCACCCTGCTGACCGAGATCATCGATCGGACGGCGGCGGAACTGCCGCTGTGCTCGGCGGTGGTGTCGGCGATCATCTCGGGGGATCCGACGGCCGAGGGGGAGCGGCGCGGGCTGTACGGACTGTGGATGGGGCGGTTCGACGAAATCCTCGAGGAGGCGGTGGCCGCCGAGGATCGGGCCGAAATCGATTACCTGCTGGGGCAATTGCTGTTGGCGGCCTTCACCAGCATGTGCATGCTCGGGCAATCGCCCGAGCAGGTGCGGAACATGATGGTGGGGGCCGCGCACCGGTTACTGCCCTGA
- a CDS encoding pyridoxamine 5'-phosphate oxidase family protein gives MTGHYAQIAFTESVRAHQRTHGSLRSYERMAAVPAVADTIGEQESWFIGERDSFYLATVGDSGWPYIQHRGGPRGFLKVIDSRTLGFADFAGNKQYISRGNLDHDDRVALFLMDYAAKARLKIFGRARAVEASEDPDLIAALAIPDYRARLERAVLIEVEAFDWNCSQHIPELYPREEVLDAVQTLHDRVAELERENARLRAQFTTQS, from the coding sequence ATGACCGGGCATTACGCGCAGATCGCGTTCACCGAATCCGTTCGCGCACATCAGCGCACCCACGGCAGTCTGCGCAGCTACGAGCGCATGGCGGCGGTCCCCGCGGTGGCCGACACGATCGGCGAGCAGGAGTCCTGGTTCATCGGTGAACGCGACAGCTTCTACCTCGCGACCGTCGGCGACAGCGGCTGGCCCTACATCCAGCATCGCGGCGGCCCGCGCGGCTTCCTGAAGGTAATCGACTCCCGCACACTGGGTTTCGCCGATTTCGCCGGCAACAAGCAGTACATCAGCCGCGGCAATCTCGACCACGACGACCGGGTGGCGCTGTTCCTCATGGACTACGCCGCCAAGGCCCGGCTGAAGATCTTCGGCCGGGCGCGCGCGGTCGAAGCGTCCGAAGATCCGGATCTTATTGCCGCCCTGGCGATTCCGGACTACCGAGCCCGGCTCGAACGCGCGGTCCTGATCGAGGTGGAAGCCTTCGACTGGAATTGCAGCCAACACATCCCCGAGCTGTACCCGCGCGAGGAAGTCCTCGACGCGGTGCAGACCCTGCACGACCGCGTCGCCGAACTCGAACGCGAGAACGCGCGCCTGCGTGCGCAATTCACCACACAGAGCTAG
- a CDS encoding SDR family NAD(P)-dependent oxidoreductase, producing MPALDHSPSTGVIVTGGASGIGLACAYALAEVGRPVTLWDLAGAAAATAAAAITDKYGVAALGVGIDVTDTAAVEAAVAPARKVMGGIGGLVHAAGVVRAEPIGYLDADKWDAVLDVNLRAQALITQAILPDLQGNPGSAIVGISSIEAFIGQAFIPAYCSSKAGLLGLTRALAHQLGSSGVRVNAICPGYIDTPMMRTNIPEEIIAQEASRSVFHRLGAPEEVARAVRFLLSDEASFITGTHLTVDGGVTAIGGQ from the coding sequence ATGCCCGCCCTCGATCACTCCCCCTCGACCGGTGTCATAGTCACCGGCGGCGCGTCGGGCATCGGCCTGGCCTGCGCGTACGCCCTGGCCGAGGTGGGCCGCCCGGTCACCCTGTGGGACCTGGCCGGTGCGGCGGCCGCAACCGCAGCCGCCGCGATCACCGATAAGTACGGCGTGGCCGCGCTGGGCGTCGGCATAGACGTCACCGACACCGCCGCCGTCGAAGCCGCCGTGGCTCCGGCCCGGAAAGTCATGGGCGGCATAGGCGGCCTGGTTCACGCCGCAGGCGTGGTGCGCGCCGAACCGATCGGCTACCTCGACGCCGATAAATGGGATGCCGTGCTGGATGTGAACCTCCGCGCCCAAGCCCTGATCACCCAGGCCATTCTTCCCGACCTGCAAGGCAATCCGGGTTCGGCGATCGTCGGCATCTCCTCCATCGAAGCCTTCATCGGCCAAGCCTTCATCCCCGCGTACTGCTCGTCGAAAGCGGGTCTCCTCGGCCTGACCCGTGCCCTCGCCCACCAACTGGGCAGCAGCGGCGTCCGCGTGAACGCCATCTGCCCCGGCTACATCGACACCCCGATGATGCGCACCAATATCCCCGAGGAGATCATCGCCCAGGAGGCGTCACGCTCGGTCTTCCACCGCCTCGGCGCCCCCGAAGAGGTGGCCCGAGCAGTCCGCTTCCTCCTGAGCGACGAAGCCTCCTTCATCACCGGCACCCACCTCACCGTCGACGGCGGCGTCACCGCCATCGGCGGCCAGTGA
- a CDS encoding NADPH-dependent FMN reductase: protein MTNHKILAISGSLRADSHNTALLRAAQKFSNGLDIDIYEGLREIPPYDMDLDTPANRPAAVADLRRRITEADGLLIATPEFNYSIPGVLKNAIDWVSTDWTKTEGLPLHRKPIAIMGAAPTQFGSVRAQLALRQVFVWTESDIVVKPEVIAFRSHERFDENGNLVDETTIDLLHGLLDALAAKIDR, encoded by the coding sequence ATGACCAACCACAAGATCCTCGCCATCTCCGGCAGCCTCCGCGCGGACTCGCACAACACCGCGCTGCTGCGGGCGGCGCAGAAGTTCAGCAATGGCCTCGACATCGACATCTACGAGGGCCTGCGCGAAATCCCGCCGTACGACATGGATCTCGACACCCCGGCCAACCGCCCCGCGGCCGTGGCCGACCTGCGCCGGCGCATCACCGAGGCCGACGGCCTGCTCATCGCCACCCCGGAATTCAACTACTCCATCCCGGGCGTGCTCAAGAACGCCATCGACTGGGTCAGTACCGACTGGACCAAGACCGAGGGCCTGCCGCTGCACCGCAAGCCCATCGCCATCATGGGCGCCGCCCCCACCCAGTTCGGTTCCGTCCGTGCACAACTGGCCCTGCGCCAGGTCTTCGTCTGGACCGAGAGCGACATCGTGGTGAAGCCGGAGGTCATCGCCTTCCGCTCGCACGAACGTTTCGACGAGAACGGCAACCTCGTCGACGAGACCACCATCGACCTGCTGCACGGCCTGCTCGACGCCCTGGCCGCCAAGATCGACCGCTAG
- a CDS encoding TetR/AcrR family transcriptional regulator — protein MSRDWLADDRADLAAQRILDAAAELFAERGVSNVGMADIAKAAGCSRATLYRYFDNRHAVRLAFVHRETRRIAAEVMRRVRDIPDPADRAVTAMLTAVREVRAEPLLIAWFRAGESGPAGRISQDSAVIEAIAAGLFTPTELPDPDRTRLGRWLTRIIVSLLASPGRDDADERAMLEEFIAPAVTRAFA, from the coding sequence ATGAGTCGTGACTGGCTCGCCGACGACCGCGCGGACCTGGCTGCCCAGCGCATCCTGGACGCGGCCGCGGAACTGTTCGCCGAACGCGGCGTGAGCAATGTCGGCATGGCCGATATCGCCAAGGCCGCGGGCTGCTCCCGCGCCACCCTCTACCGCTACTTCGACAACCGCCACGCCGTTCGCCTGGCCTTCGTCCACCGCGAAACCCGCCGCATCGCAGCCGAAGTCATGCGCCGGGTGCGCGACATCCCCGACCCCGCCGACCGCGCGGTCACCGCCATGCTCACCGCCGTCCGCGAAGTCCGCGCCGAACCCCTCCTCATAGCCTGGTTCCGCGCCGGCGAATCCGGCCCCGCCGGCCGCATCAGCCAGGACTCCGCCGTCATCGAAGCCATCGCCGCGGGCCTGTTCACCCCGACCGAACTCCCCGACCCCGACCGAACCCGCCTGGGCCGCTGGCTCACCCGCATCATCGTCTCCCTGCTGGCCTCCCCGGGCCGCGACGACGCCGACGAACGCGCCATGCTCGAAGAATTCATCGCCCCCGCCGTAACCCGCGCCTTCGCGTGA
- a CDS encoding cytochrome P450, whose translation MSSTASQRVRFELRSGETWRDPWPMYSALREQDPVHRVVPDARPEHDFYVLSRHADVYAAARDPETFSSASGLTVDYVGLERAGVGQHRPFVFMDPPEHTDFRRRVSPGFTPRQVNSVEPEVRAFVVERIERLRAAGEGDIVAELFKPLPTMVVAHYLGVPEADRGKFDVWTEAIVGGAVAGAGITGGGQDAMTAVGELLGYFTELIARRRVEPGDDTISHLLASGLGADGDNDGLIAMLGFAFTMITGGNDTTTGNLGGAVQLLTAHPEQRRLLIDTPALIPEAVEEFLRMTSPVQGLARTTTREVTLHDTTIPAGRRVLLLYASANRDDREFGPTAAELDVRRNPKRIMTFSHGHHHCLGAAAARMQARVALEELLARCPDFTVDLANVRWSQGNYVRWPVSVPFRARA comes from the coding sequence ATGAGTTCAACGGCGTCTCAGCGAGTGCGGTTCGAATTGCGGTCGGGGGAGACCTGGCGCGACCCGTGGCCCATGTATTCGGCACTGCGGGAACAGGATCCGGTGCACCGGGTGGTTCCCGACGCCCGTCCCGAACACGACTTCTACGTGCTGTCCCGGCATGCCGACGTGTACGCGGCGGCACGTGATCCCGAGACGTTCTCCTCGGCCTCCGGGCTCACCGTCGACTACGTCGGCCTGGAGCGCGCGGGCGTCGGACAGCACCGGCCGTTCGTATTCATGGACCCGCCCGAGCACACCGACTTCCGGCGGCGGGTGTCGCCGGGATTCACTCCACGCCAGGTGAATTCGGTCGAACCCGAGGTGCGTGCGTTCGTGGTCGAGCGCATCGAGCGACTGCGCGCCGCGGGCGAGGGCGATATCGTCGCCGAGCTCTTCAAACCGCTGCCGACCATGGTCGTCGCCCACTACCTCGGGGTGCCGGAAGCCGATCGCGGCAAGTTCGATGTGTGGACCGAGGCCATCGTCGGCGGCGCGGTCGCCGGAGCCGGCATCACCGGCGGTGGCCAGGACGCCATGACCGCCGTCGGCGAACTGCTCGGCTACTTCACCGAATTGATCGCCCGCCGCCGCGTCGAACCCGGCGACGACACCATCTCGCACCTGCTGGCCTCCGGACTCGGCGCCGACGGCGACAATGACGGCCTGATCGCCATGCTGGGCTTCGCCTTCACCATGATCACCGGCGGAAACGACACCACCACAGGCAATCTCGGCGGCGCGGTGCAGCTGCTCACCGCCCACCCCGAGCAGCGGCGGCTGCTGATCGACACCCCGGCCCTCATCCCCGAGGCCGTCGAGGAATTCCTCCGCATGACCTCACCGGTGCAGGGCCTGGCCCGCACCACCACCCGCGAGGTCACCCTGCACGACACCACCATCCCCGCGGGCCGCCGCGTCCTGCTCCTCTACGCCTCCGCCAATCGCGACGACCGCGAATTCGGTCCCACCGCCGCCGAACTCGACGTCCGCCGCAATCCGAAACGCATCATGACCTTCAGCCACGGCCACCATCACTGCCTCGGCGCGGCCGCCGCCCGCATGCAGGCCCGCGTCGCGCTCGAGGAACTGCTCGCCCGCTGCCCCGACTTCACCGTCGACCTCGCCAATGTCCGCTGGTCCCAGGGCAATTACGTCCGCTGGCCGGTCTCCGTGCCCTTCCGCGCACGCGCGTGA